A part of Leishmania panamensis strain MHOM/PA/94/PSC-1 chromosome 34 sequence genomic DNA contains:
- a CDS encoding hypothetical protein (TriTrypDB/GeneDB-style sysID: LpmP.34.1630), whose product MKKSVHLWQGIQPELHRYSHATFHEGTHRQAPGDSTPWRDVSSPVNRFRAWWLAPAAKGSVIAAWSLTCVIGAYCFSIQQDAKGTYLLNNVLLRNLHEESQRASANEERADALQEAMRQYLAEGTSRKQNTANLAEYVASSEKMKAGIVNYELELVRERGRADATHERNQKLVKELLAARQEVARVQKDNATLVGEVEKLQRLLKRSGKL is encoded by the coding sequence ATGAAAAAAAGCGTGCACCTTTGGCAGGGGATTCAGCCTGAACTTCATCGTTACTCTCACGCGACATTTCATGAAGGAACGCACAGACAGGCCCCTGGAGACTCTACACCGTGGCGTGACGTCTCTTCACCGGTTAACAGGTTCCGCGCTTGGTGGTTGGCGCCGGCAGCCAAAGGAAGCGTTATTGCTGCTTGGAGCTTGACATGTGTTATCGGCGCGTATTGCTTCAGTATTCAGCAAGATGCAAAGGGAACTTACCTGCTGAATAATGTTCTGCTTCGCAATTTGCACGAAGAGTCACAGCGAGCTAGCGCCAACGAGGAGCGTGCAGATGCGCTACAAGAGGCAATGCGGCAGTACCTTGCGGAGGGGACGAGCCGCAAGCAGAACACCGCGAATCTGGCAGAGTACGTGGCGTCTAGCGAAAAGATGAAAGCTGGGATTGTAAATTACGAGTTAGAACTagtacgagagagaggaagagcagacgCTACCCACGAGCGCAATCAGAAGCTTGTGAAGGAGCTGTTGGCTGCCAGGCAAGAAGTGGCACGAGTTCAGAAGGACAACGCTACTTTGGTTGGGGAGGTCGAGAAATTGCAGCGGTTACTGAAGCGCTCAGGTAAGCTTTGA
- a CDS encoding DNA polymerase epsilon subunit b, putative (TriTrypDB/GeneDB-style sysID: LpmP.34.1640), which yields MKEPKDEIRSFAQVYKYNLKPLAVDRFAAFLKKYDTGEKYRRDLLRDLFNLIREQCCENRLVDELKADAVISLQEAKIKGCLGAEGSSSVQVVSLDAVPRVFVDEVSNDLRVGSSSTALNRLQCLNQRYALARRRCLRCGLYQKSVDQRALQDGSLVLLPTSALEGLDSNLQIAVLGLLVVRDDEVFLEDLRGKVKLKFSEQSRVTQHCFLGNGFMAVVSGFWVNSFLQVARVDLPPAERREVTLRDVGPSMDLFGLAPQYPMEALREERTRVQSVIIVMAHVHLDKAGTMNKLARFFERMQGLSESDLREVTFVFTGDFSSVPLHFGDASHLPDIFDNSDRMQVLLDGLGRCIAVNAPTAAQYSHFVLIPGPSDMTALQGFQPQTPIAAHFAKGVQSRTKKLTLASNPCRLRFHTHEVIIARRNFLRDFQHGESLYPWDRYRAREHTDAAPNQGAPSGAEAVTTTSFERVTKTVLDEAHLSPSIDEVVLWKVDDALRIPVLPHTMLLCDSTEQWECHYKGVHVVNPGSFAVGGTFLWYTPADGQCSLNKLE from the coding sequence ATGAAGGAACCCAAGGACGAGATAAGGAGCTTCGCACAGGTGTACAAGTACAACTTGAAGCCGTTGGCCGTCGACCGCTTTGCCGCCTTCCTGAAAAAGTATGACACTGGCGAGAAGTACCGTCGCGATCTTCTGCGCGACTTGTTCAACTTGATTCGAGAGCAGTGCTGTGAAAATCGACTTGTTGATGAGTTAAAGGCAGATGCGGTCATCAGCTTACAAGAGGCAAAGATAAAGGGATGCCTAGGCGCCGAGGGGTCGTCATCTGTGCAAGTTGTCTCTCTGGACGCTGTTCCCAGAGTCTTTGTCGACGAGGTAAGTAACGATCTGAGGGTAggcagctcctccactgcaTTGAACCGCCTTCAGTGCCTTAATCAGCGCTATGCACTCGCTCGTCGGCGTTGTTTACGATGCGGGCTCTACCAGAAATCGGTGGATCAGCGTGCGTTACAAGACGGTTCCCTAGTTCTTTTGCCCACCTCTGCACTTGAAGGGCTCGATTCAAATCTTCAGATTGCTGTGCTTGGGCTCCTGGTAGTGCGCGATGACGAAGTGTTCTTGGAGGATTTAAGGGGAAAGGTTAAACTGAAATTCAGTGAGCAGTCGCGGGTCACACAGCACTGCTTTCTAGGTAATGGGTTCATGGCTGTAGTGAGCGGGTTCTGGGTGAACAGCTTTCTCCAGGTCGCTCGAGTGGACCTCCCGCCAGCAGAGCGGCGGGAGGTCACGCTGCGCGATGTCGGCCCTAGCATGGACCTATTCGGACTGGCCCCGCAGTACCCCATGGAGGCTTtgcgagaggagagaacgCGGGTACAGAGTGTGATCATTGTCATGGCGCATGTACACCTCGACAAGGCGGGCACAATGAACAAGTTGGCTCGCTTTTTTGAGAGGATGCAGGGTTTAAGTGAGTCAGATCTGCGCGAGGTTACCTTTGTCTTCACGGGAGACTTTTCGTCCGTCCCGCTCCACTTTGGCGATGCGTCTCACTTGCCTGACATCTTCGATAATTCGGACCGCATGCAGGTCCTCCTAGACGGACTAGGTCGTTGCATCGCTGTCAATGCTCCCACCGCAGCACAGTATAGCCATTTTGTGCTTATCCCAGGCCCTAGCGACATGACCGCCTTGCAGGGCTTTCAGCCGCAAACGCCCATCGCCGCACACTTCGCCAAGGGCGTGCAGAGTCGAACAAAGAAGCTCACCCTCGCATCGAATCCTTGCCGGTTGCGCTTTCACACGCACGAGGTCATCATCGCTCGCCGTAATTTCCTGCGCGATTTTCAGCACGGCGAGTCGCTCTATCCATGGGACCGTTATCGAGCAAGGGAGCACACCGACGCGGCACCGAATCAGGGTGCTCCTAGTGGGGCCGAGGCAGTCACTACAACATCGTTTGAGCGCGTTACCAAGACGGTGCTGGACGAGGCGCACCTTTCACCCAGCATTGACGAGGTGGTTTTGTGGAAAGTGGACGACGCCTTGCGCAtcccggtgctgccgcacacgatgctgctgtgcgactCAACGGAGCAATGGGAGTGCCACTACAAAGGCGTTCATGTCGTGAACCCCGGCTCCTTTGCCGTTGGTGGCACATTCCTTTGGTACACTCCTGCAGACGGGCAGTGCAGCCTCAACAAACTGGAGTAA
- a CDS encoding hypothetical protein (TriTrypDB/GeneDB-style sysID: LpmP.34.1650): MKRPRGGYTDTNDERADKVHNFIKGLRFSVPLYRLREQQERRACPKCNKRRLFYCYDCLTAVHPESHPPPLGLPLNVYVVLHPNELRSKSTSLAASTISPDLHIVEYPAVPGQLEPESTLVLYPSEQSVELHEVEHLGQYRNVVFIDSTWQQSKAIARDERVKKFKHVRIKSQTSLFWRFQNNDPTYLATVEAIYYFLREYITHVNKVKAQSKHGGSIPSPPPPAHQVEAKDSEASTSASNEVSPNTTDETASSADAAAFYHGEVDDLLYYYINQYIGVQQRYTSSDSNKYTDRHFNGYIIQNTSWDKLLVPPPADSNASETAAEAPRETAE; encoded by the coding sequence ATGAAGCGTCCTCGCGGTGGCTACACGGACACCAACGATGAGCGCGCCGACAAGGTGCACAACTTCATCAAGGGTCTTCGTTTTTCTGTCCCGCTCTACCGCCTCCGTGAGCAGCAGGAACGCCGCGCGTGCCCCAAGTGTAACAAGCGTCGCCTCTTCTACTGCTACGACTGCCTCACTGCCGTACACCCAGAGTCccatccaccaccgctggggCTTCCCCTCAACGTGTATGTGGTGCTGCACCCCAACGAGCTTCGCAGCAAGAGCACCAGTTTAGCTGCATCAACAATTTCCCCCGACTTGCACATTGTAGAGTATCCAGCGGTGCCGGGGCAGCTGGAGCCAGAGAGTACTCTGGTCTTGTATCCCAGCGAGCAGAGCGTGGAACTGCACGAGGTGGAGCATCTTGGCCAGTACAGGAATGTCGTCTTCATCGACAGCACGTGGCAGCAGAGCAAAGCGATTGCGCGGGATGAGCGGGTGAAAAAGTTTAAGCACGTCCGCATCAAGTCGCAGACATCGCTCTTCTGGCGCTTCCAAAACAATGACCCTACATACCTGGCCACCGTCGAGGCAATCTACTACTTTCTGCGCGAATACATCACGCATGTGAATAAAGTGAAGGCACAGTCGAAGCACGGTGGCAGCATCCcgtccccaccaccgcccgcGCACCAGGTAGAAGCGAAGGACAGCGAAGCCTCCACTTCAGCCTCCAACGAAGTCAGTCCGAATACCACTGATGAGACGGcaagcagcgccgacgccgcagccTTCTATCACGGGGAGGTGGATGACCTCCTCTACTACTACATCAACCAGTACATCGGCGTTCAGCAGCGCTACACTAGCAGCGATTCGAACAAGTACACCGATCGCCACTTCAACGGGTACATTATCCAAAACACCTCATGGGACAAGCTCCttgtgccgccgccagctgaCAGTAACGCTAGCGAAACGGCGGCCGAAGCGCCACGTGAGACCGCTGAGTAG
- a CDS encoding hypothetical protein (TriTrypDB/GeneDB-style sysID: LpmP.34.1600), translating to MSSQTSRLVVLAIGVLLFMALDVKGLKLAFISSGTPSDLLQIASIVRAAYQRNHSATVLVDARELGGCKDVFGNAVCTPVICSQEGCQYKSADQSRALLATLRKRSFPPDVIVAAVFLYEADRISEHLGVPLVIVSSSSSNVPSIRSTSFHPLPFDMWGRFPLLNTVISAIRGFSASVWDLTSSGAPQDTQMARHIITQGIPGIDIVDPICPNVHPIGFFRGDNEVLAKSSFVGIDAYIESCRGRFIYASFLVESSVHGQQVYSALQAVANETNSCILWYMSSGELSSLRFRRSSEGQRVKVTDNTFAAPFYVLHRHNPIVVLSNNVKEIMYDAILAESPIVYVGSNRLSCFQLWNAGIAACASTPRTADVVSAILSVYNKSSVRERVRAARRMGFLMGGAQKAVEVTELAAAMGTGNMDFVCDQNVLLSPYGYDSAIALSISFVLGVLFFFTLRCCRFPLKW from the coding sequence ATGTCCTCACAAACTTCGCGATTAGTAGTGCTTGCCatcggtgtgctgctgttcatGGCATTAGATGTAAAGGGACTAAAGCTGGCTTTTATTTCTTCAGGAACGCCGTCTGACTTACTGCAGATCGCGTCTATTGTAAGAGCAGCCTACCAGAGAAATCACTCAGCGACGGTTCTCGTGGACGCACGGGAGCTCGGTGGCTGCAAAGACGTTTTTGGAAACGCTGTTTGCACTCCTGTCATATGCTCTCAGGAAGGGTGTCAGTACAAATCAGCAGACCAGTCTAGAGCGTTGCTCGCCACCTTGCGCAAGCGGAGCTTTCCCCCTGATGTTATCGTAGCAGCTGTCTTTCTCTACGAGGCAGACCGGATCAGTGAACATCTGGGTGTCCCTCTTGTAATTGTGTCATCTAGCTCGAGTAACGTGCCAAGTATTCGCAGTACGTCGTTTCATCCTCTGCCTTTTGACATGTGGGGAAGGTTCCCATTACTGAACACTGTCATAAGCGCAATACGCGGCTTTTCCGCCTCTGTGTGGGATCTCACGAGCTCTGGTGCACCCCAAGATACTCAGATGGCACGTCATATTATTACTCAAGGAATTCCAGGCATCGATATTGTCGATCCCATATGCCCTAATGTGCATCCAATCGGATTTTTCAGAGGCGACAATGAGGTCCTGGCAAAGAGCTCTTTCGTAGGAATAGATGCGTATATTGAGAGCTGTAGGGGTCGTTTCATCTATGCAAGCTTTCTGGTGGAAAGTAGCGTGCACGGGCAACAGGTTTACAGCGCTCTCCAAGCAGTTGCTAACGAAACGAACTCTTGTATTCTTTGGTATATGTCATCGGGTGAGCTGTCTTCGTTGAGATTTCGAAGATCCTCTGAAGGACAGCGTGTGAAAGTTACTGATAACACTTTTGCAGCCCCCTTCTATGTTTTGCACCGTCACAATCCTATTGTTGTACTCTCCAACAATGTCAAGGAAATTATGTACGATGCTATACTTGCCGAATCCCCAATCGTCTACGTCGGAAGCAACCGCCTTTCTTGTTTTCAGCTGTGGAACGCTGGCATCGCTGCATGTGCATCCACCCCACGCACTGCCGATGTTGTATCAGCTATTCTCTCAGTTTACAATAAATCGTCCGTGCGTGAACGAGTGCGAGCCGCACGACGTATGGGCTTTCTCATGGGTGGTGCTCAAAAAGCTGTTGAGGTTACAGAGCTCGCGGCTGCCATGGGAACCGGCAACATGGACTTTGTGTGCGACCAAAAcgttcttctctcgccgTACGGCTACGACTCGGCCATTGCACTATCGATAAGTTTTGTACTAGGcgttttatttttttttacccttcgctgctgcaggtttCCTTTGAAGTGGTAA
- a CDS encoding 26S proteasome complex ubiquitin receptor, putative (TriTrypDB/GeneDB-style sysID: LpmP.34.1620) codes for MIPPPVFNKLPDLQFRAGKMKYAGGIVTADKRKGYLTFFSAGTSAVEMIWASESEKSAPIVLPRGKTTASFVAQCKTGRVLLFEANVNDEKKQYFFWLQDKSEQKDSAYLAALESMLAERTANNRPKATVNLEDFKKILASVSKSKKDVKLTDVLSSSIVSEELSSDPTYYKAKLADYLPRDGGEQDDILSQVKNPQVSQAATMLEAALQDPATYRQLCASFGVPDTDPNGGVLAFLNGIIAAAKKP; via the coding sequence ATGATCCCACCACCTGTTTTCAACAAGCTCCCTGACCTGCAATTCCGCGCAGGAAAAATGAAATATGCAGGCGGAATTGTAACAGCCGACAAGAGAAAGGGTTACCTTACATTTTTTTCGGCTGGCACGAGCGCTGTTGAGATGATCTGGGCATCCGAGTCCGAGAAATCGGCACCCATTGTGTTGCCTCGCGGAAAGACCACCGCTAGTTTTGTGGCCCAGTGCAAGACCGGACGTGTGCTTTTATTCGAAGCAAATGTGAATGACGAGAAAAAACAATATTTCTTCTGGCTGCAGGATAAATCGGAGCAGAAGGACAGTGCTTATTTGGCGGCCCTGGAAAGCATGCTCGCAGAGCGCACGGCCAACAATCGACCAAAGGCAACCGTCAACCTTGAAGATTTCAAAAAGATTTTGGCGTCAGTGTCCAAGTCGAAGAAGGATGTCAAGCTGACTGACGTTTTGTCCTCCTCTATTGTGAGTGAAGAACTGAGCAGTGACCCCACCTATTACAAAGCAAAACTCGCGGACTACTTGCCGAGAGATGGTGGAGAGCAGGATGACATCCTCTCTCAAGTGAAAAACCCGCAAGTTTCACAAGCAGCAACAATGCTTGAGGCTGCATTACAAGACCCTGCAACTTACAGACAGCTCTGTGCCTCATTTGGTGTTCCTGATACCGACCCTAACGGAGGTGTGTTGGCGTTTCTCAACGGAATTATtgcggcagcgaagaagcCCTGA
- a CDS encoding hypothetical protein (TriTrypDB/GeneDB-style sysID: LpmP.34.1610), translated as MLRTRLYLAPMLSKATRLQLGNIKTEYGTVSTAAGSVEKWGFLFGGNMYPIVSLSFGIFTVCATMAVAATYQQYRDMVIVTEHISYEDVKDRCLTPMPGWVRLRSFSMATPQGPATFRDPTPLDWLPFELKLGYVKQASY; from the coding sequence ATGTTGCGAACAAGGCTGTACCTAGCGCCGATGTTGTCGAAGGCCACTCGACTACAGCTAGGGAATATCAAGACTGAATATGGTACTGTGTCAACAGCTGCTGGCTCAGTCGAAAAATGGGGGTTTCTGTTTGGTGGGAACATGTACCCCATTGTTAGCCTAAGTTTTGGTATTTTCACGGTGTGTGCCACCATGGCGGTAGCTGCCACGTATCAACAGTACCGCGATATGGTGATAGTCACTGAGCATATTTCGTACGAGGATGTCAAGGACCGTTGCCTCACTCCGATGCCCGGGTGGGTTCGTCTGCGTTCTTTCAGCATGGCAACTCCACAAGGCCCTGCGACGTTCCGCGATCCGACTCCCTTAGACTGGCTGCCGTTCGAGCTCAAGCTGGGATACGTCAAGCAGGCTTCCTATTAA